cgtttgttttttgtttatcctTTTAGTTTCAAAAGTGCCAAAAGACGCTTGATTTGAAATATCATTTAAATCctgttttgattttctttccattcTTTATTAGAATACTCTTTTATTCAAAATAGGTCAcgtttttccttttgtttttaaattaaactaagCCAAACAATATGTTAAAAGTTGCAACGTTGTCTGTGACACAACATGGAAGTTAACCGTGttgagctaatgctaacaaacgcCTCTATCCAAAATGATAGCGAAACCGAAGTCGTTTCGAAGCTTCGCAGCTCtttgatgatgaaaaaaaaataaaaaaaaactctttgatGACCAATCAGGAAGTGACGTCACCCTTCCCTCTCTCTCACTCTGCCTAAACAGCGGCAACAGTTGGCAATCGTTATTTCCACGAGAATTTCACTCCTCCGTCGTCCACACAATGTGTGCCTCCTACGGCgtctttgttttccttttgttcGGCCTCGTCACCACCCAGGGACAAATAACGACCTCTCCTCCTGCCGGTGAGTTTCTGGACACACTTTCAACGCTTATTgcgctttttttgtgggtctcatGACAGCAGTGTAACGCCTtttggtctgtttgttagctggCTTTTGCTACAAATTCGCGGTCACGACAACAAGCGTTTTGTTTTAAAGTTAAACCAAGTGAAGTTAATggtgaaactgttttttttatttattgaatgcgACACTCTTAAAATCTTAGCTTAGGTTTAACAACTTAATACGACTAGTTTATAGTTTGAGCTTTAGACCTAATAATActttactgtacagtacatggTGTTTGACAACGAACTGACCTAGTTGTGtttcacaattttcaaccctACCCATTAATCCTCCCCATGACTTCTTAAGTCATGTGACTCGTACTTTTTCACactagataaaaaataaataaaaaaaacttctttttttttcccgctatagaaaaatgtatgtaaaaaaacaaaaacaccaaagtCTCTTGACTGGGTTCTACATTAAACATAGCCCAGGTTTATGATTAAATCAACATGTTATTGCTATTTACAGGTatctattgatttttatttatttatttatttttttaaatccacttaAAATGTTCAGTCATTATTGATCCTTTTCACTGCAAATTTGTTGTGAGTCAGGTTAAATCTTTCAATAAGGAATGGACTGAATGGACAAGAAACAGCccacaaaatgtcaaatattgatTATACGGAGACAGTGCTGGTTCTGGTAAGGCCACCACAATATGGCCTAAAAAGTCTGATAGCAGGCAAATATAGCCTAGGTGGCAATGGCCACATCACAATACATCAAAGCAATCTCCAGATAGCCATTGAAATATGCCCATTTGTGCCAGTTGGCATATGGCAGCATATCATAGCAGACAGACAGTATGCACATTCGGCGTAAAAATGGTGTAAATCAAGAttatcaggaaaagcctactagtaCATCTGAAATATATTGGGAAATCAGTTGCAACTGAAGCAACTGTACTCAAGTTggaaggaattatgaacagttcaaaaTAGCAGCCACAGTATAAGCCTAAAACCTTCGGGCTACGGCTAGtaagcaaaacaaacacacacaaaaaaaaccaggaaaagcctactagaacatctgaacttcaaATGctcgttttatttcttttgttgtttttgtgtcagtTGCAGTGTCGTGTGCCTCCAAGTCCAACAGCAGCTGTGCGCAATGTCTGCAGGATGCATCTGTAAGTATGTACTCGATGTACCAATACTGCGTGTTCATGTTTGTGTTACTGCAGACATGTTGAATATTTGCATACTGTATTGCAGTGTTTGTGGTGCGCTCCCAACAAGCAGTGCCTGGACTACCCCGCGAAGAACATCCTGCCCCCGAAAAGCGTGTGTCCCCTCAGTGATGCCAGATGGGGCCTGTGCTGGGGTAAGACACGCCACCGGAAGGATTAACATGCGGGTTCTTGACATGTGAAATATTTTGTCAACAGGCTGAGGCATTATTGTACTGTTAACTGCCATGCATGTGTGGAAACAGGTAACCATTGTCATAGGTCCGTTTTTCCTTATGGGATGAATGGGATtggaaattgtttttatatttttaattgctgCTGTTAATCTTTATTCGCTATTgccattattttcatgttattttctatttatatttgataccttttcaatgttttttaatattatttgttgCATTTCCCCCCCTTACatttgcatgattttttttttcatttttaagttacaatttgtttaaatttttacttttgtttttattttacttttagtatttttaaatgttttattgtatttgtgtttCTCTTGCTGTttcttgtcattatttttaatagctattttataacatttaattacatttttattagcatttttattatttatatttactgaatttttttattcttgatcattttttaaatgttaatgtatttatttctttttacagTCTTGTTCTTTGtattttgtaatattaattacattaaaagtgtatttttttttttttattgatttgtatTAACTTGACATTTTTAATGTTGCTATATAGATTACGTTTTATTTGTCTATTACATTTACTTTTTGTAATTgtcttatattttatttgttttattgtagttactgatttgtttacatttattgtttaatttttttaattagataaTATAATTTCATatgaacttttttgttttgttttacagttttCTTACATTCATTGttcaattacatttaattagCATTTTTAGATTGCATTATcaattttattccttttttaattactttatctcttaaaaaaaatttcataatTTGATTAGATTTACGCCAAAACGGAGTTGGATTTGAGCGACTCATAGTCACGTATGCTGCGAAATAATTTTGCGTTTGCGTTGTAGTCAACTTCGAGACGCTGATGATCACGCTGGGTGTGCTGTGTGGCGTTTTGCTGCTGGCCGTCCTCGTGTGCTGCctgtgctgctgctgccgccgccgccggcgtcaGCGAGTCAGGTGAGTCATGTGACCGCAGCTGGGAGGGGGGTACACAATGGTTTGTTATTTGTCGAGGCTGATACGGCCCGTCTCCAAAGGCCCCGCTGTAATCTACTCGCTTTTCTTCACACTTATCAAACACGAGtggctaaacattttttttcacgttcATAGAAAAGGACGCTTTTGACATTCTTCAACttggattgtttttgtttgttttttatctttAGTTATGAACAAGTAGACATGTGGCAGTGAATTTCACAACCAGGAGcagatagtagggatgtaacgatatccaaacctcACAATAAAGGGAcaccttatttatttagccatttttggcagtcaaacattaatattttgcctataaaaaaattgatattttcattatttttcatgtccaattagtacctttaaaaagacattttgcaacttgctgtcgactgaaaattacatcacaagggctcaggtaaccaatcacagctcagcttgtgaatgtcacatgaccaaacctagaaaacaggtgagctgtgattggttacctgagcccttgtcatgccattttcaatcgacagcaagttgcaaaatgtgtttttaaagttactaattgtatgtgaaaaataatgaaagtatcaaattaattatagacataatattaactttttattgctataatgggctaaataagtgaagtatccctttaaacaaaaGAGCAATACATCCGCTAGCTTAGTGTTAGCACAAGTTGCAAAACAGACTTACGGAAACTAGCATCAATGTCAATCCTTCAAGCAGCAAAATAATTAACAGAAAATGATGCAACAACACATGAtagtataacatttttttttttaaatgagaataTAGAATTTACAAAGGGCTAACGTGAAAAAACATGGTTTCATCTTGTTTAACATCACTTGCTAGAATAATGAAGCCTTCCCCACGCGTTGCCCCCTGGTGGCTGCTGACTAGCTACTGGTTCGCTGACCTGATCAGGTTTTATTTAATCGTGGCTGACAAAATTGTGATGACAAttaaaatttgattatttttgctgCCCAAACTCAtcggcaatatatatatattattacggATTACTGATTAGTAGGTgtgaaacacgctgcttttgcgTATTATACTACCCCCTGGTGGCCATGGTGTACACAACAGATTGAGAACAAGGTCAATGAGTGCTGAAGCATGAAATCATGATTTcaaactgttttattatttacatttttattcatttatgttacTGCTGATAAACaacaatactgtaaaaatgaTATTTTTCTTATTGTAgaacacatttcttttttttttttttttttttaaaggacagtGGGTTGCAAATGTTCCGGGTTTCAATCAATTATTAACCCCAAAACACGACACTTTTGCAATCTTATCTTGTAGTGACGACGATGAAGATGTAAGGGCCATGCAGCAAACCCGTGCGAGGAACGCCCGTCAGAAAGAAAGGTAAATAAATGTCCATTTAACTAAATACATACGCTTCTGTATCTGTACGAGTAAAGCCTGTTTGTCACTTTGGTGTTTTGTTTCTGTCGCCACAGGAGGATGGAAATGCAGCAGAGGCATGACAAAATACGACAGAAATATGGTCAGCCCCATTTGGTTTCTCATATTTGTTCCTTCTTGAGTACATTAGCTCGGAGGCCATTGAGTGAGCggacaagaaaatgaatggatggacggttatacaaaacatacatttaaaataatgtatttttatttatttatttattttttaattagaaaaatacaaataaagtggaccaacatgtaaaaaaaaaaaaactattgaaaAGCATTAAACAATTTACATGAAAATAACAGTAGACATAAAACACATAGTTCCAATTTAATAGAAATGTTTGTCCTTCTAAGTGGTGTCAGTTTGACccccaacataaaaaaaaagtaagaaatgTTCAAGGGAAAGACAAGCGGGTTTGAAAATAACGGCATTCAACAAGCCTGCAGTGCCCTCTTCTGGTGTAAAGTGATaagcaaaacacaaaaacttGGCATTCATTGTGTGCTTTTTCTTTCCAGGTCTTAATCCCTACTTGCGCATGGACGACAAGTAAATGCCTTACCTCTGCAATTGAGTTACTCCACTGCAAAGTAGCAGTTGTCGTA
The Festucalex cinctus isolate MCC-2025b chromosome 11, RoL_Fcin_1.0, whole genome shotgun sequence DNA segment above includes these coding regions:
- the LOC144030614 gene encoding pituitary tumor-transforming gene 1 protein-interacting protein-like, yielding MCASYGVFVFLLFGLVTTQGQITTSPPAVAVSCASKSNSSCAQCLQDASCLWCAPNKQCLDYPAKNILPPKSVCPLSDARWGLCWVNFETLMITLGVLCGVLLLAVLVCCLCCCCRRRRRQRVSDDDEDVRAMQQTRARNARQKERRMEMQQRHDKIRQKYGLNPYLRMDDK